Proteins co-encoded in one Stomoxys calcitrans chromosome 5, idStoCalc2.1, whole genome shotgun sequence genomic window:
- the LOC106083421 gene encoding procathepsin L yields the protein MKLILSILPLCFALAYGQFGGFGGFGGNVADTLQRGSSAAVNTLQSGVSAVASGLKSVPVLNNVKDFADFAAQTGKTYANAADKALREGIFKGRMTLVDANNKAFAAGTSTFESGINAFADLTQAEFLSQLTGNRKSAKGEEQAKKHRHKPELDESGKIPDAFDWRQKGGVTPVKFQGECGSCWSFATTGAIEGHYFRKTGQLINLSEQNMIDCGKEEFGLAGCDGGFQEYAFEFVTNQKGVAKAEGYPYLDKKDSCHYKDALKGAEIDGFATITPKDEDTMKKVIATMGPLACSVNGLESLLLYKRGIYSDEECNKGEVNHSILVVGYGSENGKDFWIVKNSWDKAWGEEGYFRLPRGKNFCGIASECSYPLIK from the exons ATGAAGCTGATTTTGAGTATCCTGCCCTTGTGCTTTGCCTTGGCCTATGGTCAATTTGGTGGCTTTGGAGGTTTTGGTGGCAATGTAGCCGATACGCTCCAAAGGGGAAGCAGTGCGGCTGTCAATACTTTGCAGAGTGGTGTAAGTGCTGTGGCTTCTGGATTAAAGAGTGTGCCAGTGCTGAATAATGTCAAGGACTTTGCTGATTTCGCT GCCCAAACTGGCAAGACCTATGCCAATGCTGCTGATAAAGCATTACGTGAAGGCATTTTCAAGGGACGTATGACTTTGGTGGATGCCAATAACAAAGCCTTTGCTGCTGGCACTTCAACATTCGAATCCGGCATCAACGCATTCGCTGATCTTACTCAGGCTGAATTCTTGTCTCAACTTACCGGTAATCGCAAATCGGCCAAGGGAGA GGAACAAGCCAAGAAACATCGTCATAAGCCCGAGTTGGATGAAAGTGGTAAGATTCCTGATGCTTTTGATTGGCGTCAAAAGGGTGGAGTTACTCCTGTTAAATTCCAAGGCGAATGTGGCTCTTGCTGGTCTTTTGCTACCACCGGTGCCATTGAAGGTCATTACTTCCGCAAGACTGGACAATTGATTAATCTCTCCGAACAGAATATGATTGATTGCGGCAAAGAGGAATTCGGTTTGGCTGGTTGTGATGGCGGTTTCCAGGAGTATGCCTTCGAATTTGTCACCAATCAAAAGGGTGTGGCCAAGGCTGAGGGCTATCCCTATTTGGATAAGAAGGATAGCTGTCATTACAAGGATGCATTGAAGGGTGCTGAAATCGATGGATTTGCTACTATTACACCTAAAGATGAGGATACCATGAAGAAGGTCATAGCAACCATGGGTCCTTTGGCCTGCTCTGTCAATGGCTTGGAGTCCTTGTTGTTGTACAAACGCGGCATCTACTCCGATGAGGAGTGCAACAAGGGTGAAGTCAATCACTCGATTCTAGTTGTGGGCTATGGCAGCGAAAACGGCAAAGATTTCTGGATTGTCAAGAACTCCTGGGACAAGGCTTGGGGTGAGGAGGGTTACTTCCGTTTGCCACGTGGCAAAAACTTCTGTGGCATCGCCAGCGAATGCAGTTATCCTCTTATTAAATAA